The Bacteroidales bacterium genome includes a region encoding these proteins:
- a CDS encoding glycine cleavage system aminomethyltransferase GcvT — KLVGFEMIERGIPRQHYTIADASGNKVGEVTSGTMSPMLKKGIGMGYVKTELSAPGTEIFIIIREKPVKAVVVKPPFYKPQ; from the coding sequence AAAACTTGTTGGTTTTGAAATGATAGAGAGAGGGATTCCCCGGCAGCATTATACCATTGCCGATGCATCAGGCAACAAGGTGGGAGAAGTCACTTCGGGAACCATGTCCCCCATGTTGAAAAAGGGAATAGGAATGGGGTACGTAAAAACCGAACTGTCGGCCCCCGGAACGGAAATCTTCATCATCATCAGGGAAAAACCTGTCAAGGCTGTTGTGGTGAAACCTCCTTTCTACAAACCGCAGTAA